One stretch of Macaca nemestrina isolate mMacNem1 chromosome 17, mMacNem.hap1, whole genome shotgun sequence DNA includes these proteins:
- the LOC105472053 gene encoding P2X purinoceptor 1 isoform X1 → MARRFQEELAAFLFEYDTPRMVLVRNKKVGVIFRLIQLVVLVYVIGWVFLYEKGYQTSSGLISSVSVKLKGLAVTQLPGLGPQVWDVADYVFPAQGDNSFVVMTNFIVTPKQTQGYCAEHPEGGICKDDSGCTPGKAKRKAQGIRTGKCVAFNDTLKTCEIFGWCPVEVDDDIPRPALLREAENFTLFIKNSISFPRFKVNRRNLVEEVNAAYMKTCLYHKTLHPLCPVFQLGYVVQESGQNFSSLAEKGGVVGITIDWHCDLDWHVRHCKPIYEFHGLYEEKNLSPGFNFRFARHFVENGTNHRHLFKVFGIRFDILVDGKAGKFDIIPTMTTIGSGIGIFGVATVLCDLLLLHILPKRHYYKQKKFKYAEDMGPGADERDLAATGSTLGLQENMRTS, encoded by the exons ATGGCACGGCGGTTCCAGGAGGAGCTGGCCGCCTTCCTCTTTGAGTATGACACCCCCCGCATGGTGCTGGTACGCAACAAGAAGGTGGGCGTTATCTTCCGACTGATCCAGCTGGTGGTCCTGGTCTACGTCATCGG GTGGGTGTTCCTCTACGAGAAGGGCTACCAGACCTCGAGCGGCCTCATCAGCAGTGTGTCTGTGAAACTCAAGGGCCTGGCCGTGACCCAGCTCCCTGGCCTCGGCCCCCAGGTCTGGGACGTGGCTGACTACGTCTTCCCAGCCCAG GGGGACAATTCCTTCGTGGTCATGACCAATTTCATCGTGACCCCAAAGCAGACTCAAGGCTACTGTGCAGAG CACCCAGAAGGGGGCATATGCAAGGATGACAGTGGCTGTACCCCTGGGAAGGCCAAGAGGAAGGCCCAAG GCATCCGCACGGGCAAGTGTGTGGCCTTCAACGACACCTTGAAGACGTGTGAGATCTTTGGCTGGTGCCCGGTGGAGGTGGATGATGACATCCCGCG CCCTGCCCTTCTTCGAGAGGCCGAGAACTTCACTCTTTTCATCAAGAACAGCATCAGCTTCCCACGCTTCAAGGTCAACAG GCGCAACTTGGTGGAAGAGGTGAATGCTGCTTACATGAAGACCTGCCTCTATCACAAGACCCTGCACCCCCTGTGCCCAGTCTTCCAGCTTGGCTACGTGGTGCAAGAGTCAGGCCAGAACTTCAGCAGCCTGGCTGAGAAG GGCGGAGTGGTTGGCATCACCATCGACTGGCACTGTGACCTGGACTGGCACGTACGACACTGCAAACCCATCTATGAGTTCCATGGGCTGTACGAGGAGAAAAATCTCTCCCCAGGCTTCAACTTCAG GTTTGCCAGGCACTTTGTGGAGAACGGGACCAACCACCGTCACCTCTTCAAGGTGTTTGGGATTCGCTTTGACATCCTGGTGGACGGCAAG GCTGGGAAGTTTGACATCATCCCCACGATGACCACCATCGGCTCTGGAATTGGCATCTTTGGGGTG GCCACAGTTCTCTGTGACCTGCTGCTGCTCCACATCCTGCCCAAGAGACACTACTACAAGCAAAAGAAGTTCAAGTACGCTGAGGACATGGGGCCAGGGGCG GATGAGCGTGACCTCGCAGCCACCGGCTCCACCCTGGGCCTGCAGGAGAACATGAGGACATCCTGA
- the LOC105472053 gene encoding P2X purinoceptor 1 isoform X2: MARRFQEELAAFLFEYDTPRMVLVRNKKVGVIFRLIQLVVLVYVIGWVFLYEKGYQTSSGLISSVSVKLKGLAVTQLPGLGPQVWDVADYVFPAQGDNSFVVMTNFIVTPKQTQGYCAEHPEGGICKDDSGCTPGKAKRKAQGIRTGKCVAFNDTLKTCEIFGWCPVEVDDDIPRISFPRFKVNRRNLVEEVNAAYMKTCLYHKTLHPLCPVFQLGYVVQESGQNFSSLAEKGGVVGITIDWHCDLDWHVRHCKPIYEFHGLYEEKNLSPGFNFRFARHFVENGTNHRHLFKVFGIRFDILVDGKAGKFDIIPTMTTIGSGIGIFGVATVLCDLLLLHILPKRHYYKQKKFKYAEDMGPGADERDLAATGSTLGLQENMRTS, encoded by the exons ATGGCACGGCGGTTCCAGGAGGAGCTGGCCGCCTTCCTCTTTGAGTATGACACCCCCCGCATGGTGCTGGTACGCAACAAGAAGGTGGGCGTTATCTTCCGACTGATCCAGCTGGTGGTCCTGGTCTACGTCATCGG GTGGGTGTTCCTCTACGAGAAGGGCTACCAGACCTCGAGCGGCCTCATCAGCAGTGTGTCTGTGAAACTCAAGGGCCTGGCCGTGACCCAGCTCCCTGGCCTCGGCCCCCAGGTCTGGGACGTGGCTGACTACGTCTTCCCAGCCCAG GGGGACAATTCCTTCGTGGTCATGACCAATTTCATCGTGACCCCAAAGCAGACTCAAGGCTACTGTGCAGAG CACCCAGAAGGGGGCATATGCAAGGATGACAGTGGCTGTACCCCTGGGAAGGCCAAGAGGAAGGCCCAAG GCATCCGCACGGGCAAGTGTGTGGCCTTCAACGACACCTTGAAGACGTGTGAGATCTTTGGCTGGTGCCCGGTGGAGGTGGATGATGACATCCCGCG CATCAGCTTCCCACGCTTCAAGGTCAACAG GCGCAACTTGGTGGAAGAGGTGAATGCTGCTTACATGAAGACCTGCCTCTATCACAAGACCCTGCACCCCCTGTGCCCAGTCTTCCAGCTTGGCTACGTGGTGCAAGAGTCAGGCCAGAACTTCAGCAGCCTGGCTGAGAAG GGCGGAGTGGTTGGCATCACCATCGACTGGCACTGTGACCTGGACTGGCACGTACGACACTGCAAACCCATCTATGAGTTCCATGGGCTGTACGAGGAGAAAAATCTCTCCCCAGGCTTCAACTTCAG GTTTGCCAGGCACTTTGTGGAGAACGGGACCAACCACCGTCACCTCTTCAAGGTGTTTGGGATTCGCTTTGACATCCTGGTGGACGGCAAG GCTGGGAAGTTTGACATCATCCCCACGATGACCACCATCGGCTCTGGAATTGGCATCTTTGGGGTG GCCACAGTTCTCTGTGACCTGCTGCTGCTCCACATCCTGCCCAAGAGACACTACTACAAGCAAAAGAAGTTCAAGTACGCTGAGGACATGGGGCCAGGGGCG GATGAGCGTGACCTCGCAGCCACCGGCTCCACCCTGGGCCTGCAGGAGAACATGAGGACATCCTGA